Proteins co-encoded in one Desulfitobacterium hafniense DCB-2 genomic window:
- a CDS encoding FeoA family protein produces the protein MDTQLLVPLSTLKQGEKAYVVDLELNGLLRRRVLDLGIVPGTSLQCVGTAPAGDPIAYLVRGTVIALRSEDARSIRVNSALV, from the coding sequence ATGGATACACAATTACTTGTTCCCTTATCCACCCTTAAGCAGGGGGAGAAGGCTTATGTAGTCGATCTTGAACTAAACGGCCTGTTGAGACGGAGAGTGTTGGATTTGGGTATCGTTCCCGGAACCTCCCTCCAATGTGTCGGGACCGCCCCCGCCGGGGATCCCATCGCTTACTTAGTTCGTGGAACGGTGATTGCTCTCAGGAGTGAGGATGCCAGGTCGATTCGGGTCAATTCAGCTTTAGTATAA
- a CDS encoding FeoB small GTPase domain-containing protein has product MNLKIGDQTAPLMPKGRIRRESFGISSAADQWIIALAGNPNVGKSTVFNALTGLRQHTGNWPGKTVNNAQGYFTYHNQSFMLVDLPGTYSLLAHSVEEEIARDFICFGQPDATVVVLDATSLERNLNLALQIMEITPRIIVCVNLMDEARKRGIVIDFEALQKELGVPVVATAARHNQGLEELQRAIFDIAVGNQATQPKQIVYSEDVERAIQLLQPQIEKVGMSTILSPRWLALRLLDSDPAFIEEIGRFVAMNGEQEIDLQREEGKVAL; this is encoded by the coding sequence ATGAATTTAAAAATTGGGGATCAAACTGCTCCCCTAATGCCAAAAGGAAGAATTCGGAGAGAAAGCTTTGGTATAAGCAGTGCGGCCGACCAGTGGATTATTGCTTTAGCAGGAAACCCCAATGTGGGTAAAAGTACAGTATTCAATGCTTTGACCGGCCTTCGCCAACACACCGGCAACTGGCCGGGCAAAACAGTGAACAACGCTCAGGGTTACTTTACTTATCACAATCAAAGCTTCATGCTCGTTGATTTACCGGGTACTTACTCCCTCCTGGCCCATAGTGTCGAAGAAGAGATTGCCCGGGACTTTATTTGCTTTGGTCAACCGGACGCCACAGTGGTGGTTTTGGATGCCACCTCCTTGGAGCGCAATCTTAATCTTGCCCTGCAGATTATGGAGATTACGCCCCGGATCATTGTCTGTGTCAACTTAATGGATGAGGCTCGCAAAAGAGGCATTGTTATTGATTTTGAGGCCCTGCAAAAGGAGCTTGGTGTGCCGGTGGTTGCTACGGCGGCTAGACATAACCAGGGGCTTGAGGAGCTGCAACGGGCAATTTTTGATATTGCCGTGGGCAATCAAGCCACTCAGCCCAAACAAATTGTTTATTCTGAGGATGTGGAGAGGGCCATTCAGCTGCTCCAGCCCCAGATCGAAAAGGTAGGTATGAGCACTATCCTCAGCCCGCGCTGGCTCGCCCTCCGCCTTTTGGACAGCGATCCTGCCTTTATCGAAGAGATCGGCCGTTTCGTTGCCATGAATGGGGAGCAAGAGATTGACCTGCAAAGGGAGGAGGGGAAGGTAGCGCTATGA